CCACCATGGGTGCCAAGGGTGACAGCTTCATCCCGCTGATGACCGCGATCTTCAGCTTCATCCTGCTGATGAACTTCACCGGTCTGATCCCCGGTGGTCTCCCGGTCAACAGCGACCTGTCGTTCCCCGCGATGCTCGCTGGATTCATCTTCATCCTGACTCTGATCATCGGTATGAAGAGGCAGGGCGGCTGGGGCTATATCAGGAACCAGATCTTCCCCCCGGGGATGCCCAAGCCGATTTATCTGCTGGTCACCCCGATCGAGATTCTCTCCGTCTTCGTCATCCGCCCCGTGACGCACGCCCTGCGTCTGTTCGCGACCATGTTCGCGGGCAGCCTGCTGCTGGCCGTGTTCGCCTACGGCGGCTGGTACATGCTGAACATCTCTGCCGAGCCGGCCCTGGCCGCCCTGTCCGTGGTCTACTCCGGTGCCGCACTGCTCGGTTACATCCTCTTCTTCGTCTTCGAGATCCTGATCATGGTCGTCCAGGCGTTCATCTTCACGCTCCTGGCCAGCCTCTACATCAATCAGTCTCTCGAAGCCGCCCACTAAAGGACCCCTTCACCAACCCCGGCAATCCCGCCGGGAGACGGTAAAGGTGTAAAGACCCGCCCACCCCGGCGCACTGACTCATCGCACAAGCGCGACGCCGGACGTCGAGTAAAGGGAAACACCATGGACATCGCCGCTATCGAAGGCAGCATCAACACCGTCGGCTACGGCATCAGCGTCATCGGCGCCGGTATCGGTGTCGGTCTCGTGTTCGGTATGGGTATGCAGGCCATCGCCCGCCAGCCCGAGGCCCGCGGCCCGCTCCAGACCAACATCTTCCTGGGCTTCGCGCTCATCGAGGCCCTCGCCATTCTGGGCTTCGTGCTCGCGTTCGCCATCGGTTAATCGGGCATTGCCAACCGTTTTCTGATGGCAACTGACGCGAAGGAGGGCTGACCATGTTGTTGGAGCTGGCAGCCGATTACAACATTCTGCGGATCGACCCGGTTAAGGCCGCCTTCGGTGCGATCGCGCTCGCCGTGGTCTACTTCTTTGTGGCCCGCAAGGCGGTCCCCAAGGTCATGAAGGTCCTCGACGAGCGTCACGACGCCATTGAGGGCGGCATCGAGCGGGCCAAGCACGCCGAGGCCGAGGCCGAGGAGATCCGCCAGCAGTACCGCGAGAAGCTCGAAGAGTCGCACCGCGAGTACGCACAGGAACTCGAGAAGGCCAAGGAGCAGCGCGCGGCGATCATCGCCGAGGCTCGCGAGGAGGCCCAGGCCGAGGCGGCCCGCATCATCGAGTCCGCCAAGGCGCAGATCGAGGCCGACCGCCAGCAGGCCGTCGTCCAGCTGCGCGCCGAGATCGGTTCCCTGTCCACTGAGCTCGCGAGCCGCATCGTCGGTGAGACGCTCAGCGACAGCACCGCTCAGACCCGTGTGGTGGACCGGTTCCTGGAGGAGCTGGAGCAGGACGAGAGCGCGAAGCAAGCCGAGGTGCGCTGATGCGTGGTATCAGCCGTAACTCCCTGGCTGAGGCGACCCGGCGCCTGGACGAGAACGTCCTGGCGTCGGCGGACGCCTCTCAGCACGCGGTCTCGCTCGGCGGCGAACTCTTCGAGGTCGTCGCCCTGCTCGGCGGCGAGCACTCGCTGCGCCGCTGGCTCGCGGACCCGGCCAACCCGGTGGAGAAGAAGACCGGCCTGATCGGTCAGATCCTCGAGGGCAAGGTGTCGCCGTCCACGGTCATCGTGGTCAACGACGTCGTGTCCCAGCCGTGGTCGGCCCCCCGCGACATGGTGGACGCGCTGGAGCGCCTCGCGGTCTACGCGACCGTGGCCTCCGTCGAGGGCACCCGCCTGGACGAGCTCGAGGACGAACTGTTCCGCTTCCAGCGGATCGTCATCGCGCAGCCGGACCTGCGTGCGGCGCTCACCCGCGACGGCGTGGCCGCCTCGCACCAGCACTCCCTGATCGAGAACCTGCTTTCGGGCAAGGTGAGCTCCGCGACGCTGGCCCTGGTCAGCGAAGCGGTCACCCGCCCCCGGGGACGTACTCTGGAGCAGGCGCTCGACAACTTCGGGCAGCTGGTCGCCGAGCGCGCCCAGCGCTACATCGCGGTGGTGCGTAGCGCGGTTCCGCTGAGCGAGGCGCACCAGGACCGTCTTCGGACGCTCCTCCAGCGCAAGTACGGCCGCGAGATCCATCTGAACACCGAGGTCGTCCCCGAGATCGTGGGTGGACTCTCCATCCAGGTGGGCGACGAGGTCATCGACGGCACCATCGCCGGGCGCATCGCTGAGGTCCAGCGCCGTCTGGCTAGCTGACACACGCGAAAAACGCAAGGCAAGCACGCACGGCGCCAGCCCGGCGCCATTTGAGAGCAAGGACAACGTAGAGATGGCGGAGCTGACGATCCGGCCGGATGAGATCCGGGACGCGCTACAGCGCTTCGTCCAGTCGTACGAGCCTGACGCCACCCGCGCGGAAGAGGTCGGAACCGTCACCTACTCCGGTGACGGCATCGCCCGTGTCGGTGGCCTTCCCTCGGCGATGGCGAACGAGCTGCTGGAGTTCGAGGACGGCACCCTGGGCATGGCCCAGAACCTTGAGATCGGCGAGATCGGTGTCGTGGTGCTGGGTGACTTCACCGGCATCGAGGAGGGGCAGAAGGTGCGTCGCACCGGCAAGCTCCTCTCGGTCCCGGTGAGCGACAACTTCCTCGGTCGTGTGGTGGACCCCCTGGGCAACCCCATCGACGGCAAGGGTGAGATCGAGGCGACCGAGACCCGCGAACTGGAGCTCCAGGCCGCGACCGTGATGGAGCGCCAGCCGGTTCACGAGCCGCTCCAGACCGGTATCAAGTCGATCGACACCATGACCCCGGTCGGCCGCGGCCAGCGCCAGCTGGTCATCGGTGACCGGCAGACCGGTAAGACCGCGATCGGTATCGACGCGATCATCAACCAGAAGGCGAACTGGGAGACCGGTGACCCCGCGAAGCAGGTGCGCTGCATCTACGTCGCGGTCGGTCAGAAGGGCTCGACCATCGCCAGCGTGCGAGGGGCCCTCGAAGAGGCCGGCGCGATGGAGTACACCACCATCGTCGCCTCCCCGGCGTCCGACCCGGCCGGCTTCAAGTACCTCTCCCCGTACACCGGTTCGGCCCTGGGCCAGCACTGGATGTACGAGGGCAAGCACGTCCTCATCGTCTTCGACGACCTGACCAAGCAGGCCGAGGCCTACCGCGCCGTCTCCCTCCTGCTGCGCCGCCCGCCGGGCCGTGAGGCCTACCCGGGTGACGTCTTCTACCTCCACTCCCGTCTCCTGGAGCGCTGCGCGAAGCTCTCCGACGAGCTGGGTGCCGGTTCGATGACGGCCCTGCCGATCATCGAGACCAAGGCGGGCGACGTCTCGGCGTACATCCCCACCAACGTCATCTCGATCACCGACGGTCAGGTCTTCCTGAACTCGGACCTGTTCAACCAGGGCCAGCGTCCGGCGATCGACGTCGGTGTCTCCGTCTCCCGAGTCGGTGGCGCCGCGCAGACCAAGGCCACCAAGAAGGTCTCCGGCACGCTGCGTCTGGGCCTGGCCCAGTACCGCGAGCTCGAGGCGTTCTCCGCCTTCGGTTCGGACCTGGACGCCGTCTCCAAGCAGCAGCTGGAGCGCGGTGCCCGGATGATGGAGCTCCTCAAGCAGGGCCAGTACTCGCCCTTCTCCATGGAGAAGACGGTCGTCTCGATCTGGATGGGTAACACCGGCCTGATCGACGAGGTCCCGGTCGAGGACGTGCGTCGCTTCGAGGCCGACTTCCTGTCCTACCTGGACCGCGAGCACAAGGCCGTTCTCGACACCATCCGGGACAGCGGCAAGTTCGAGGACGACAGCCAGAAGACCCTGCAGGCCGCGATCGAGAAGTTCAAGCAGAGCTTCCAGACCTCGGCCGGCACCCTCCTGGGCACCGAGGCCGAGACCGAGGCGCTCGCTGAGGAGAAGGTCGGCCAGGAGACCATCAAGGTCGCCAAGGGCGGGAAGTAACCCATGGGTGCACAGCTTCGCGTCTATCGCCGGAGGATCCGTGCGACGAAGGCGACGGCGAAGATCACCCGTGCGATGGAGCTGATCGCCGCCACGCGCATCACCAAGGCGCAGCGCGCGGCCGAGGCTGCCGGTCCCTACGCACGGGAGATCACGCGGGCGGTGTCGGCCCTGGCCAGCCGGGTGACGGATCACCCGCTGCTGACCGAGGCCGAGAACCCCACCCGTGCGGCCGTCCTGGTCATCACCAGTGACAAGGGTCTGGCCGGCGCCTTCTCGACCAACGTCATCAAGGAGGCCGAGGCCCTCACCCAGCTCCTGCGGGAGCAGGGCAAGGAGGTCCTCACCTACATGGTGGGTCGCAAGGGTGCGGCGTTCTACAAGTTCCGTGACCGCCAGGTCGAGGAGTCTTGGGAAGGTTTCACCGAGCGTCCGACCTACGCGCACGCCCAGGAGATCGGCTCCGCTCTCATGGAGAGGTTCTCCCAGGACACCGCCGAGGGCGGTGTCGACGAGATCCACGTGATCTCCACGGAGTTCGTGTCGATGCTGACCCAGCGGGCCGGGGCGGTTCGCGCCCTTCCGCTGGAGGTGGAAGAGGTCGAGGCCGACGAACTCGAGGAGAGCCACGGTGGCCAGGCGCTGCCGCTCTACGAGTTCGAGCCCTCCGCGGAGGAGGTCCTGGACCAGCTGCTCCCGCAGTACGTGGTCAACCGGATCTACGCCTCCCTCCTCGAGTCCGCCGCCTCCCAGCAGGCGTCCCGTCGTGCGGCCATGAAGGCCGCGACCGACAACGCGGAAGAACTCGTCAAGAACCTGACCAGTCTGGCCAACCAGGCTCGTCAGGCCGAGATCACCAATGAGATCAGTGAGATTGTCGGCGGTGCCGATGCACTCTCTGGGTCCAGCGCGGGAAGTGAGTAAGAGAAGTGACTGCGACAGTTGAAGGTACGGCCGGCGCTGGCACCGCCACCGGCCGGATCGCCCGGGTCACCGGCCCGGTCGTCGACGTGGAGTTCCCCGTCGGCTCCCTGCCCGGCATCTACAACGCCCTGCACACCGATGTGAGCATCGGCGGCACGGAGAAGGTCGTGACCCTGGAGGTCGCCCAGCACCTGGGTGACAACCTGGTCCGCGCCATCTCCCTGGCCCCGCAGGACGGCATGGTCCGTGGCGCCGAGGTGCGCGACACCGGCGCGCCCATCAGCGTGCCCGTCGGCGACGTCGTCAAGGGCCACGTGTTCAACACCCTGGGCGAGTCCATGGACGTGCCCACGGCCGAGCTCGGTGTGACCGAGCGCTGGCCGATCCACCGCAAGGCCCCGGCCTTCGACCAGCTCGAGTCCAAGACCGAGATGATGGTCACGGGCATCAAGGTGATCGACCTCCTCACCCCGTACGTGCGCGGTGGGAAGATCGGCCTCTTCGGTGGCGCGGGTGTGGGCAAGACGGTGCTCATCCAGGAGATGATCACCCGTATCGCCCGTAACTTCGGTGGTGTGTCCGTGTTCGCCGGTGTCGGTGAGCGCACCCGTGAGGGTACGGACCTCTTCCTGGAGATGGACGAGATGGGCGTCCTCCCGGACACCGCGCTCGTCTTCGGCCAGATGGACGAGCCCCCGGGCACCCGTCTGCGCGTGGCGCTCTCGGCTCTGACGATGGCGGAGTACTTCCGTGACGTCCAGGGCCAGGACGTGCTGCTCTTCATCGACAACATCTTCCGTTTCACCCAGGCGGGTATGGAGGTCTCCACGCTGCTGGGCCGTATGCCCTCGGCCGTGGGTTACCAGCCCAACCTGGCTGACGAGATGGGTCAGCTCCAGGAGCGGATCACCTCGACGCGTGGTCACTCGATCACCTCGATGCAGGCGATCTACGTCCCCGCGGACGACTACACCGACCCGGCTCCGGCGACCACCTTCGCCCACCTGGACGCGACGACCGAGCTCTCCCGCCCGATCTCGCAGAAGGGCATCTACCCGGCGGTCGACCCGCTGGCCTCCACCTCCCGTATCCTCGACCCGCAGTACGTGGGCGAGGAGCACTACCAGGTGGCCCAGCGCGTCAAGGAGATCCTGCAGCGCAACAACGACCTGCAGGACCAGATCGCCATTCTGGGTATGGACGAGCTGTCCGAAGAGGACAAGATCATCGTCAACCGGGCCCGTCGCCTGGAGCGCTTCCTGTCCCAGAACATGTTCGTGGCGGAGAAGTTCACCGGCACCCCGGGTGTGTTCGTGCCCCTCGAGGAGACCATCGCGTCCTTCAAGGGTCTGTGCGACGGCGAGTACGACCACCTTCCCGAGCAGGCCTTCCTCGACGTCGGCAACATCGACATGGTCGTGGAGAAGGCCAAGAAGCTGCAGGAAGGCTAGGACTGCGCGTCAATGCCCCCGCACCGCGCGGCTGACCGACAGGGTCGGCCGCCCGGTCGGGGGTGACGGGCGGGTCTAGTTCTCGGGCGGGGCCGAGTATCGGTTCGTACTCGGCCCCGCCGAACCCACCCGCTAGCCGAGGAGTTTGTGGCAGTGTCGAAGAAGCTTTTCGTCGAGATCGTCTCTCCGGACCGTGAGGTCTGGGCGGGCGAGGGCGACATGGTCATCGCGAAGACCGTCGAGGGCGAGATGGGCGTTCAGCCCGGGCACGTCCCGGTGCTGTCGCTTCTGGCCGAGGACGCGGTCGTTCGCGTTCTGGGCGCGCGTGAGACCGGAGAGATCCGGGCCGCCGCGCACGGCGGGTTCATCTCGGTTTCGGGTGAGGGTCGGATCTCCATCCTCGCCGAGACCGCGGAGCTCGCCGAGGACATCGATGTGGACCGTGCGCGCGAGGCGCTGAAGGGTGCGGGCGAGTCGGGCGACAGCCAGGCCGCGGCCCGTGCGCGCAGCCGCCTGCGTGCCATCGGCGAGGAAGTCGCCTAGCGAAGCCGGGAGGCACGGGACGTGGGTGTGGAACCGCTTCAGGGAATGCCGTGGTTGGAGTCCTTGTGGTGGGTGGTCATCGCCCTGCTCGTCACCCTCTTTCTGGTGCTGGGCGCCGGTGTGATGCGACGGTTCGTGCTGCTGCGCAGCGGCGGTGCCGTCGAGTGTTACCTGCGTGTACGCGGGGGGAAAGGGCGTCGGGGCTCCTGGCGGATCGGCTTCGGCCGGTACGGTTCGGATGCCTTCGGCTGGTTCCCGATCCTCTCGCTCAGACCGCGGCCGACAGCGAGGCTGTCGCGCCGCGGTCTTGTCGTTGTGGGGCGCCGTTCCCCGGGTCCGGGCGACGTTCACCTGCCCGCGGACGCGAACCTGCCCGCGCACGTCACGGTCCTGGAGATCGGCTGGACGGCCGCGGACGGCAGCGACCCCGAGGAGGCGACCCACGAGGTCGCCATGGGCGAGAGCGCTCTCACCGGGTTCCTGTCCTGGATCGAGTCGATGCCCCCGGGGACCCGCTGGGAGGCCTGATCCGGGGCTGCGGCCTGGAGTGTCGGACCCGCCGGGCGCGGCGGTTCACAGGGGCGCGCCCGGTGTGTTTGCATGGGCCCATGAGTACCATCGTGGCTTTCTCCGTTTCCCCGCTCGGCTCCGGCGAGTCCGTCGCCCCGGCCGTGGCCCGTGCCGTCAAGGTCGTGCGCGAGAGTGGTCTGCCCAACGAGACCTCGGCCATGTTCACCACCGTCGAGGGTGAGTGGGACGAGGTCATGGACGTGGTCAAGCGAGCTGTCCAGGCTGCGGGCGAGGGCGCGTCCAGGGTGAGTGCGACCCTGAAGGTGGATGTCCGCGAGGGCGTCACCGACGGCCTGCACAGCAAGGTGGAGGCCGTCGAGCGCGAACTCGACAGCCTCCAGTAGCTCCTCGGCTGCGTTCTCGGCCGACTTCTCAGCGGACCAGCAAGGGGCCGTACCCGTGCTCGGGTGCGGCCCTCACCGCTCGCTGTTCGGGGGCGGGCCCGCAGAGCGCCCTACCGCTCGCCGCCGGGCTTCCACAGGATCTCGTCGCCGTCCTCGGCGACGTAGCGGCCCAGGATGAACAGCAGGTCGGAGAGACGGTTCAGGTACTGCGCGGTGAGCGGGTTGACGCTGTCCCCGTGCTCCTCGATCGCGGCCCAGACCGCGCGCTCGGCGCGGCGGACCACGATGCGGGCGGTGTGCACGAGGGCGACGGTCGGGGAGCCGCCGGGCAGGATGAAGCTGCGCAGGGTCGGCAGGTCCGCGTTGTAGGTGTCGCAGGCCTCCTCCAGGCGCGTGACGTACTCCGGCAGGACGCGCAGCGGCGGGTACTCGGGGTCGGGCACGATCGGGGTGGACAGGTCCGCGCCGAGGTCGAAGAGTTCGTTCTGGACGCGCCGCAGCAGCGCGCTCACGTCCTCGGGGAGCTCGCCCAGGGCCAGCGCGACACCGATGGCGGCGTTGGCCTCCTCGGTGTCCGCGTAGCCGATGAGGCGGGTGTCGTTCTTCGAGGTCCTGCTCATGTCGCCGAGCGCCGTCGTTCCGGCGTCACCGGTGCGCGTGTAGATCTTCGACAGCACTACCGGCTTGTCCGTGTCCCTTTTGGTCATGCCCTCACCCTAGAGCGTGTTTTCGAGGGCCCTGTGCGGGCGAGGTCGCAGCCGCTCTGAACTCGACTGTGTCACGGAGGATAACTGTTCAGTATCAGGGGGTGAAGGTGACCTGTGCCACTGATACCTTATGGAACAAGGGAGCTACACACAGTAGTTGCCAGCGGTGTTGATGCATGGACACCCGGACGGAACTGAGGGGGGACGTCCGGGAAGGGCCTGCGAGGGGGAGACACCGCGTGATGAGGGCGGCGTGGAACCGGGGGGTTCACGCCGCCCTCACACCTTTTTCGGGGCTTCACGTCACGGCTGGCCGTGAGCGCGTGGGCGGACTAGCGGAGCCAGGCGTCGCCCTTGCGGGGCAGGTCCACCTGGACCGCGGACAGGCTCAGCACGCCGTTGACCGGCAGGGTGCTCTCGGCGAAGAACTCCACGCCGTGCGCGCCCGCGGCCGACAGCTCGGCCACCGAGTCCCAGTTGATGTTCTCCATCGTGTCCTCGGGTGTGTGGTAGTACGGGTCGAACATCTCGCCCGCGGTACCGCCGTACCACTCGACCTGCTCCTCGGACTTGATGCCGTCGGCGCCGCTGAACAGACCGCCGGAGGGCACACCGGCCTGCATGAAGGCGAAGTAGTCGCTGCGGCCGCTGAGCACGCCGGGTTCGCTGACCTGGCCCTGATCCTCGAAGTAGTCCTCGAAGACCTTGGCGATCGCGCCGGAGCCGGACGGAGCACCGCCTGAGCCCGGCAGCTCCATCCGGCCGTCGAGCACGAAGCGGCCGTAGTTGTGCGAGCCGATCATGTCGAAGTTGAGGTAGAGCGCGATGTCGTCGAGCTCGCCCTCGGTCAGATCGGCCACGTACTCGTTGGAGCCGACCAGACCGGACTCCTCGGTGCCCCAGAAGGCGAAGCGGACCTTGTTGTTCGGGTCCTCCTGCTTGGCCAGCTGGATGGCCGTCTCCAGCAGGAAGGCCGAGCCGCTGCCGTTGTCGTTGATGCCCGGGCCCTCCTCGACGCTGTCGAGGTGGCCGCCCACGACCACCACGTTGTCGGCACGGCCGCCGGGGGTCTCGGCGAGGATGCTGTAGGAGCTCTCCACGTTGACCTCGGAGTCCACCTCGATCTTGAGGCGCAGGTGGCGGGTGAGCGAGGCGAGCTCCTCACCGAGGACCCCGGAGACACCGATCGCCGGGATGTCGGACAGCTCGCTCACGGTACCGAGGAAGACCTCGTCCTCGTTGTTGAAGACCAGGGCGGCCGAGGCTCCGGCGTCGGCGGCGTTCTGGACCTTCTCCCCGAAGGGGCAGCTACCGCGCTTGATCAGGGCGATGTTGCCCTCGGGGAAGTCGGCGAACTGTTCGGCGGCGCAGCCGCTGTCCCCGGCCTCGGGGTTGACCGCGGTCACCTTGTTGCCGCGGACGCTGCCCGCCCCGGAGTAGGACATGGTCTCGAAGTGTTCCCCGAGTTCGTAGTCGATCTTCTCCGGGGTGGTCTGGGAGAGCACCGCGGGGGAGTTCTCCCGCCAGGCCTCGTAGTCGTACTCGTGGCGGTAGGGCTCGTACCCGGCCCGCTTGAGCTGGTCCTCGACGTACAGCGCGGCCACGTCGTAGCCGGGGGTGTTGGTGGCTCTGTTGCCGCCGTTGTACTCGGCGATGGTGTTGAGGTTGGCCAGGTGCGCCTCGATGGCCTCGGCGGTCACCAGGTCGGGCAGTGGGACCTCGTCGGCGTGGGCCGGGGAGGCCGCCAGGGCGCCCGCGGTCATCAGCAGGGCCGCGAGCCCGGCGGTGACGGCGGTGCGCCGCCTGGTGGGGGAAGAACCCGCTTTCTCGGGCGGGTTCCCAGGGTTGCTCGGATGCACGATCTTCCTCCGGTTCACGGGGGTCCATCGCTCCGTGGTGTTGGGGGATGGACGCCTGGGGTGGGCGAGATACCGGAGAAGCCTCGCAGGAGGCCGGGGCCGCGGCAAGGGATGGCACGGGACATTGCCACAATCAGCCATGGGCCTTACGTAAAGGTGTGCAATGTGATTGGATGAACGGCCAGAAGCGCACAGAACGTCTTATGTGCCTGAGTTGTGGCGCCTTGGCGATTTCCGATGGTTGCGCCCTAGTCGTCCTCGTCCTGCTGCTGGTGCTTGCGCGCCCGGTACTCGACCACGACCCCGCCCATCATCGCGAGACCGCGGATGTGCACGACCGGTGCGTCCGGGTCCACCACGCTCGGGGTGTTCCCGTCGATGCCGAAACCGCCCATGATCGGCAGCCCGTGCACGCGCACCTGGATGTCGTCGGGCACGACGATCCCCAGGCCGCCCATGACCACACCGACCCAGATGGTGGTCTCGCGCTCGGTGAACCGGGCCTCGCGCAGGTCGATCTCGGCACCGCCCATCACCGCGAGGGAGATGAACCGCTTGGGCACGATCCAGTTCCCGGAGCGGTCGGCACCGCCCATGACGACGATGGCGCTGTGGCTGGTGGGGCGCTCGTTGACGATCCGGCTCGCGCCGTACACCGGGCGGGGCGAGCGGAAGTCCGAGGGCGCGGGGGCACGTGTGGGCGTCGAGCCGGTGTCCGGCAGGTCCTCGGTGATCGGGACGAGCTCACCGACGGTCTTGGCGCGGTAGACCGCGTCCAACCGGTCACTGTGCTCGTCGGGGTCCAGGCGGCCCTCGGCCAGGGCTTCCCGGAGCAGGTGCGCGACGGTGTCACGGTCGGCGTCGGAGGCGCGCATCCGACCGTTACCGCCTTCTTGGGGGGTGAGCTCGCTCATCGGTTCCACCATATTCTGATTCTTCACCAAGGAGCAGGATCCGGACATCGGGGAAGTCCCCCAACCGACCCCTACTTCTCCGGGAGCAGTCCCCGGCGGATCGCCTGGGAGACCGCGGAGGTCCGGTCACCCACACCCAGTTTTTCGTACACCCGCATCAGATGCGTCTTGACCGTCGTCGCGCTGATGTGCAGGGCCCGGCCGATCGCCGCGTTCGTGAGCCCGTCCGCGGCCAGCCGCAGCACCTCCACCTCGCGCGGGGAGAGCGCGGGCCCCTCGGGCTCGGTGCGCTGCCGTACTCCGGTGAGCAGCTTGCCCGCCAACCGGCCGCTGAGCACCGTCTCGCCGCGCGCCGCCGAACGCACCGCGTCGGCCAGCTCGGCCCGCGGGGTGTCCTTGAGCAGGTAGCCGGTGGCACCCGCCTCGACCGCGCGCAGGATGTCGGTGTCGGTGTCGTAGGTGGTCAGGACCAGCACGTGGACACCCGGGTGCTCGGCGCGGATGCGTTCGGTGGCCTCGGCGCCGTCACCGCCGGGCATGCGCAGGTCCATCAGGACCACGTCGGGGGCCAGGGCCGCCACCCGGACCACCGCCTCGGGGCCCGAACCGGCGTCACCGACGATGTCCAGGTCGGGTTCGGCGCTGAGCATGCCGCGAATGCCCTCGCGGACCACGGGATGGTCGTCCACCAGCAGGACACGGATCATGACACGTTTTCCTCTCGGGCCTCGCGGGTCTGTTCGTGGTGCGCGGCCCCGTCGGCGCCATGGGTCCCGTCCTCACCCTCGGAGTCCTCGTGGGGCAGGGCCAGGCGGACGGTGGTGCCGCCGCCGGGTGCGGAGCTGATCTCCAGGACACCGCCCACGCTCTCGGCGCGGTGGCGCATGTTGGCCAGGCCGTTGCCGTGGGCCGGCCCCGCGAAGTCGAATCCGACCCCGTCGTCCTCGACGGTCAGGCGCACGCCGACGTCGGTGTAGGCGAGTACGACCCGGGCGTTGTCGGCCCCCGAGTGCTTGCGGACGTTGGCCAGGGCCTCCTGAGCGGTACGCAGCAGGCAGATCTGGAGATCGTTGGGAAGTGTCTCAGGGGTGCCGGAGACCTCGGCGGCCACGGAGATACCGAGTTCGCGGCCGAGGCGTTCGGAGATGCGTCGGATCGAGGCGTCCAGGCCGCCGCTGTCCAGCCGGACCGGCTGGCGGGCGGCCACCATCGCGCGGGTCTCGGCGAGGTTCTCCGCGGCGGTCTCGCGCATCAGCGCCAAGTGGCGGCGGGCGGTCCCGGGGGCGCTGTCCAGCTCCGACTCCACAGCCTGGGTGAGGGTGATGATGCTGGTGAAGCCCTGGGCGAGGGTGTCGTGCATCTCCCGGGCCAGGTGTTCGCGCTCGGCCAGCGCCCCCGCCTCCTGGGACAGGCGGGAGACCTCCTCGCGGCTGCGTTGCAACGCCTCTATGAGCTCGTACCGTTCGGCGCTCTGCACCACGATCCGCTCGATCCAGGTACCGAACCACAGCGCGTAGCCGAGGATCGCGCCGTTGATCAGCAGGCCGACCCCTACCTGATCCCAGCTCTCCCGGCCCTGGAGACCGGAAACCAGGTTGGGCAGGATCAGGATCGCTCCCACCGCGGGGACGGCGAGCAGGCTGCCCACCGTCATGAAGCAGACCGGGGCGATCGCGACCAGGGAGAGGACCAGAGTCGGGTTGATGATCACCGCGGGCAGGGTGGGCAACAGGATCAGAGCTACCAGAACCAGCGAGTGACCCCTGCCCGGGTAATCCTTCTCCGGGCTGACCAGCGGTTTGGCGAAGACGAAGTAGACAGCCACGACGGAGCTCAGCAGCGCTGCGGTCAGCCACCGCCACTGTTCCGGGCCGGTGAGCAGCGCCAGCGCCACCATGGCCGCCATGATGGCGCTGAAGGCCACGTGCCACCAGCCGCCCAAGGCCCATGCGTGCCGCTCCTGGTCCGTCATCGTCGTTATCCGTCCTTACGCGTCTTCCAGCGAAACGTCAGCAGGGTCAGCACCAAGCCCACCACACACCAGGCGCCCAGGGCGAGGGCGACCATGGGCAGATCCCAGGCGCCGGACTGCTCCAGCGCGGCCATCTCGTCGGGGAAGAACCCGGCGCGCATGCCCTGGGCCATCCAGAGCAGCGGGAACAGGGAAGCCGCGTTGAGCACCCAGTCCGGCAGCACCATCACCGGTACGAAGATGCCGGAGGTGAACTGGAGGATGAGGAAGGGCACGACCACCACGGCGGAGGCGGCCTGTGCGGTGCGGGCCAGCGAACTGATCGCGATGCCCAGCAGGGAACAGCCGATCGTACCGAGCATCAGCACCCAGGCGATGGTGGCCCACGCCTGCGCGGTCGAGGGCAGCGTGGCGTCGAAGAACAGCCCGGCCACCGCCAGGAGGAGGGCCAGCTGTCCGAAGGCGAGGAACAGCACCAGGACCGTCTTGCCGACGAAGTAGGCGCTGGGCGGCATCGGGGTACCGCGCAGACGG
This DNA window, taken from Nocardiopsis exhalans, encodes the following:
- a CDS encoding MTH1187 family thiamine-binding protein codes for the protein MSTIVAFSVSPLGSGESVAPAVARAVKVVRESGLPNETSAMFTTVEGEWDEVMDVVKRAVQAAGEGASRVSATLKVDVREGVTDGLHSKVEAVERELDSLQ
- a CDS encoding cob(I)yrinic acid a,c-diamide adenosyltransferase — encoded protein: MTKRDTDKPVVLSKIYTRTGDAGTTALGDMSRTSKNDTRLIGYADTEEANAAIGVALALGELPEDVSALLRRVQNELFDLGADLSTPIVPDPEYPPLRVLPEYVTRLEEACDTYNADLPTLRSFILPGGSPTVALVHTARIVVRRAERAVWAAIEEHGDSVNPLTAQYLNRLSDLLFILGRYVAEDGDEILWKPGGER
- a CDS encoding F0F1 ATP synthase subunit epsilon, which produces MSKKLFVEIVSPDREVWAGEGDMVIAKTVEGEMGVQPGHVPVLSLLAEDAVVRVLGARETGEIRAAAHGGFISVSGEGRISILAETAELAEDIDVDRAREALKGAGESGDSQAAARARSRLRAIGEEVA
- a CDS encoding M28 family peptidase, with amino-acid sequence MHPSNPGNPPEKAGSSPTRRRTAVTAGLAALLMTAGALAASPAHADEVPLPDLVTAEAIEAHLANLNTIAEYNGGNRATNTPGYDVAALYVEDQLKRAGYEPYRHEYDYEAWRENSPAVLSQTTPEKIDYELGEHFETMSYSGAGSVRGNKVTAVNPEAGDSGCAAEQFADFPEGNIALIKRGSCPFGEKVQNAADAGASAALVFNNEDEVFLGTVSELSDIPAIGVSGVLGEELASLTRHLRLKIEVDSEVNVESSYSILAETPGGRADNVVVVGGHLDSVEEGPGINDNGSGSAFLLETAIQLAKQEDPNNKVRFAFWGTEESGLVGSNEYVADLTEGELDDIALYLNFDMIGSHNYGRFVLDGRMELPGSGGAPSGSGAIAKVFEDYFEDQGQVSEPGVLSGRSDYFAFMQAGVPSGGLFSGADGIKSEEQVEWYGGTAGEMFDPYYHTPEDTMENINWDSVAELSAAGAHGVEFFAESTLPVNGVLSLSAVQVDLPRKGDAWLR
- the atpD gene encoding F0F1 ATP synthase subunit beta, which translates into the protein MTATVEGTAGAGTATGRIARVTGPVVDVEFPVGSLPGIYNALHTDVSIGGTEKVVTLEVAQHLGDNLVRAISLAPQDGMVRGAEVRDTGAPISVPVGDVVKGHVFNTLGESMDVPTAELGVTERWPIHRKAPAFDQLESKTEMMVTGIKVIDLLTPYVRGGKIGLFGGAGVGKTVLIQEMITRIARNFGGVSVFAGVGERTREGTDLFLEMDEMGVLPDTALVFGQMDEPPGTRLRVALSALTMAEYFRDVQGQDVLLFIDNIFRFTQAGMEVSTLLGRMPSAVGYQPNLADEMGQLQERITSTRGHSITSMQAIYVPADDYTDPAPATTFAHLDATTELSRPISQKGIYPAVDPLASTSRILDPQYVGEEHYQVAQRVKEILQRNNDLQDQIAILGMDELSEEDKIIVNRARRLERFLSQNMFVAEKFTGTPGVFVPLEETIASFKGLCDGEYDHLPEQAFLDVGNIDMVVEKAKKLQEG
- a CDS encoding DUF1707 SHOCT-like domain-containing protein; amino-acid sequence: MVEPMSELTPQEGGNGRMRASDADRDTVAHLLREALAEGRLDPDEHSDRLDAVYRAKTVGELVPITEDLPDTGSTPTRAPAPSDFRSPRPVYGASRIVNERPTSHSAIVVMGGADRSGNWIVPKRFISLAVMGGAEIDLREARFTERETTIWVGVVMGGLGIVVPDDIQVRVHGLPIMGGFGIDGNTPSVVDPDAPVVHIRGLAMMGGVVVEYRARKHQQQDEDD
- a CDS encoding DUF2550 domain-containing protein; translation: MPWLESLWWVVIALLVTLFLVLGAGVMRRFVLLRSGGAVECYLRVRGGKGRRGSWRIGFGRYGSDAFGWFPILSLRPRPTARLSRRGLVVVGRRSPGPGDVHLPADANLPAHVTVLEIGWTAADGSDPEEATHEVAMGESALTGFLSWIESMPPGTRWEA